TCTCAGAACGAACTATTCTCATAAGTTCCATTTAAACAAAACATAATATAAGTCAATTATTCCCAACGCAGCACTCCTTGCTATCTCTCTATCTTTCATTTCCGTAATAAAATGTAAACATCCTAATTACTCTTTGCGCCTACTCTTCGAGAACGCTCCGCGTATGCGTCTTTGCGCGACATAATTCTTCCAATTCCAAACTACAAATAGTTCTATTGTGTCCTTAAACTAGAAATAAAACCTTTAACTCCAAAATTGTTAGATTTGCTTATGTCTGAAGCCATCCCCAACTCCATGACTGATGTAGCCGAACTCCTCAACCAATATGCGGCTGGAAAACGAGACTTTACAAGCATAGAACTTGGTGCAGTCGATCTTAAAGCTACCGATTTGAAGGGCGCAGACTTAAGTTATGCCGAACTAAGTGGAGCCGATCTAAGTGGCGCAAACTTGAGAGGAGTAGACTTAAGCTATGCTAACCTCAACGAAACTAACCTCAATGGAGCCAATTTACGCGGAGCAATTCTAATTGGTACAGATTTACGTCACGCCAAACTCGAAACAGCAGACTTACGCGAAGCAGATTACGACCCCGATACCACCCACTTTCCCCCAGGATTTGACCCCATACAAGCAGGAATGCGATCGGATCGCCCCAGCTAATGTTCATCAGTAATGACAAATGACCAATTACCAATCATCAAGGAGATAATCGTGGATCTACAAGGTAAAAAGAGAATTGAAGCTGCTTTAGCGATTGCGGGTTATGCTGCTAGTGGCGGTGCTGTATCGGCTCTCCCTTCTCCAGGCGCAGAAATGCCAAAACAGTTTGTCTTAACTGCTGCTGATATTGGCATGTACACATTAATTTGGAAAATCTATTTTGAGGAAGATCTATCGCAGAAAAATCTATTAGAAATATTGGCTGAGTTAGGTATGGTTACTATTGGTGCGGTGGGAACAGCCTATGTCGTTGCTAAAGTTAGTACGGCGATTTTAAACGAAATTAACGATTGGCTAGGACCTGTGGGATGGGGTGTCAAAGCTGCGATCGCAGGTTCTCTATCGAGTTTATTTGGATTGGGTTGGATGCTCTATTGCGATCGTCTATACTCACAAAAAGAAGTAGCTTTTTAGGCTTTAATTTTCAAATTTTACAACTAGGAATTTTTGACTGCTTTAACAGTCACTTTCTTGCGAAGTTTAGGACTTTTATCTCGCTCTCGCAACCATTGTAAAGAGACAATATTTAACAATAACCCATTCACAAATAACAAGACAATCGAAACAATTTGATGCCAAACGATCGGTTGTACCGATAGATCGAAGACGATGTGAATAAAATTTATGACAGTGAACAGAACTGTCAGGCAAAAATGTATGAGTCTATATCGTCTCGAATTATTAAATGCAGTCACTACAATTGCGATCGCTGGTAAGACAAACATGCCTAACATTAACCATGACTCGAATGCCGGCATTTTTCCCTGAGTATCAGGCATCATTACATTTTCACCATAAAGCAGCGGCATTAAAGCTAACTGCGTGTGAAAAACTGTTCCGAATAGAAATACTATCCAAAGAGCAATTATTTTTCCTTGCTTACTGATGCTCATATATCGGGTTTAGGGGTTAGAGGTTAGGACAGTGACCAGTTCGACAACGACTAGCGATCGCAATTAAAAACCTTGGTAACTAGTATCTGATGATTCCTAATAGTACAGACGTTACATGTA
This window of the Chroococcidiopsis thermalis PCC 7203 genome carries:
- a CDS encoding pentapeptide repeat-containing protein, which gives rise to MSEAIPNSMTDVAELLNQYAAGKRDFTSIELGAVDLKATDLKGADLSYAELSGADLSGANLRGVDLSYANLNETNLNGANLRGAILIGTDLRHAKLETADLREADYDPDTTHFPPGFDPIQAGMRSDRPS